One genomic region from Sinorhizobium numidicum encodes:
- a CDS encoding thioesterase family protein: MELKIAGMRAIVTEVADRHILFKALSERHGNLPRSHENGQMMNTTQKFATMVTDDLIDGYGHMNMMHYLGAFSRAADVRLDFAIRLSPDGSVISGLVTAEARVAYKKEAMRGDDLLLTTWIADIDEKRVHVAQAMVRGDGTLLSTAEQLFLNFNLLSRRVEPFLPDVMAELRRSVESDSGTFDPGIVSRRMGIPRLV, from the coding sequence ATGGAACTGAAGATAGCGGGTATGCGTGCCATCGTTACGGAAGTTGCCGACCGGCACATCTTGTTCAAAGCGTTATCAGAACGGCATGGTAATCTGCCAAGATCACACGAGAATGGGCAAATGATGAATACGACCCAAAAATTTGCAACAATGGTGACCGACGATCTTATCGACGGATATGGGCACATGAATATGATGCACTATCTGGGAGCGTTCAGTCGAGCTGCGGATGTACGGCTCGACTTTGCGATACGTCTAAGTCCGGATGGCTCAGTGATCTCTGGCCTCGTCACCGCCGAAGCGCGGGTCGCTTACAAGAAAGAAGCGATGCGCGGCGACGATCTGCTCCTCACTACTTGGATAGCCGACATTGACGAAAAGCGAGTCCATGTCGCGCAAGCGATGGTGCGTGGCGACGGAACGTTACTGTCGACAGCTGAACAGCTTTTCCTGAATTTCAATCTGCTATCGCGCCGCGTAGAACCATTCCTGCCGGATGTGATGGCCGAGCTTAGACGCAGTGTTGAGTCGGACAGTGGTACATTCGATCCGGGCATTGTCAGCCGCCGAATGGGCATACCGAGATTAGTATGA
- a CDS encoding SDR family NAD(P)-dependent oxidoreductase, with protein MIQPKEDVMINFDLRNKKAIVTGAASGIGLATATRLARSGASVAINDLRTNEKLIIEVTKLRDDGLDVYSVPGDVSQPDSAHKVVSSALEVLGGLDYLINNAGAPGTKSPIPVDDFDALTPAFWQKMLDVNLLSAFWMTKAARTALMESHGAVVNTVSTGAFACTGSSTAYACAKAGLAHLTRHLAKALAPRVRVNGIAPGAVNSPWECSWGLDNEEWARTAVPLQRIGQPEEYAELITYLAAGASYITAQVVIADGGDFLLS; from the coding sequence ATGATACAACCCAAGGAAGACGTCATGATAAACTTTGATTTGCGGAATAAAAAGGCTATTGTAACAGGAGCGGCTTCCGGTATCGGTCTTGCCACAGCGACAAGACTCGCAAGATCTGGCGCTAGTGTCGCGATAAATGACTTACGCACAAACGAAAAGCTGATCATTGAAGTCACCAAACTAAGGGACGACGGTCTTGACGTGTATAGCGTGCCGGGAGATGTCAGCCAACCAGACTCCGCGCACAAAGTTGTCTCATCTGCCTTGGAAGTGCTCGGCGGCCTTGATTATCTAATTAATAACGCTGGAGCACCCGGTACGAAGTCGCCAATCCCAGTAGATGACTTTGATGCTCTTACCCCAGCCTTCTGGCAGAAGATGCTGGACGTTAATTTATTGAGTGCGTTCTGGATGACCAAGGCTGCCCGTACCGCTCTCATGGAGAGCCATGGCGCGGTAGTCAACACGGTATCCACAGGCGCATTCGCGTGCACCGGTAGCAGTACCGCGTATGCCTGCGCCAAGGCCGGGCTGGCTCACCTGACTAGACATTTGGCCAAGGCTTTGGCACCTCGGGTGAGGGTCAACGGAATTGCACCCGGAGCGGTAAATTCTCCTTGGGAATGCTCATGGGGGCTGGACAACGAGGAGTGGGCGCGAACCGCTGTTCCGCTTCAGCGTATTGGTCAGCCTGAAGAGTATGCGGAACTCATCACTTATCTCGCGGCAGGCGCGTCCTACATAACCGCCCAGGTAGTAATAGCGGATGGTGGCGATTTCCTCTTAAGCTGA
- a CDS encoding 3-hydroxyacyl-CoA dehydrogenase NAD-binding domain-containing protein, with protein MRIACIGTGEIGASWVALFMTGTHEVTAWDPAPGWQDRLVAALDRYEPQLQELHLPIVRTRLRLCATLAEAVAEAELIQENAPEQIDLKRALVREIASLAPLDSIIASSTSGLLPGDIARDIPNPGRLLVAHPFSPPHLVPAMEIVGTPEMPRERLEAAVELYRSIGRQPIVVSQAIPGFIGNRLQAAMFREAFHMIAADEATMEEIDSIIKSGPGLRYGISGPCEAQLGWVDRPEAPGEINEEKWSILMDSDWSRLPGPPLTNALRDLLVRNSWQRTQRGSPTTHGRSG; from the coding sequence ATGCGCATCGCATGCATCGGCACAGGGGAAATAGGCGCGAGCTGGGTGGCGTTGTTCATGACTGGCACCCATGAGGTGACCGCATGGGATCCAGCACCGGGTTGGCAGGATCGTCTAGTGGCGGCCCTCGACCGCTATGAGCCGCAATTGCAAGAGCTTCATTTGCCCATTGTACGTACACGCCTTCGACTTTGCGCCACTTTGGCCGAGGCGGTGGCCGAGGCAGAGCTCATTCAGGAAAATGCCCCGGAACAGATAGATCTCAAACGCGCGCTGGTCCGGGAAATTGCCAGTCTCGCGCCGCTCGATTCGATTATCGCCTCCTCCACATCAGGACTTTTGCCAGGCGATATCGCTAGAGACATTCCCAACCCGGGTCGTCTCCTCGTAGCACATCCTTTTTCCCCTCCGCACCTGGTCCCGGCCATGGAGATCGTCGGCACACCTGAAATGCCGAGAGAAAGACTTGAAGCAGCAGTCGAACTGTACCGCAGCATCGGCAGACAACCGATTGTAGTGTCGCAAGCCATTCCGGGTTTTATCGGCAATCGCCTGCAAGCCGCGATGTTCCGCGAGGCGTTCCACATGATCGCGGCCGACGAGGCCACGATGGAAGAGATCGACAGCATCATTAAGAGCGGACCTGGTCTCCGCTATGGCATTTCAGGCCCATGTGAGGCCCAATTGGGTTGGGTAGATCGTCCGGAGGCCCCCGGCGAGATAAATGAAGAAAAGTGGTCGATCCTGATGGACAGTGACTGGAGCCGCCTGCCAGGTCCGCCGCTGACCAATGCACTGCGTGACCTCCTCGTCCGCAACTCTTGGCAGCGCACGCAAAGAGGCTCCCCGACGACGCACGGGAGAAGCGGATAA
- a CDS encoding 3-keto-5-aminohexanoate cleavage protein encodes MSRKVIVTCAVTGGSSAVLGKHPNIPKTPSQIAEAALEAAKAGAAIVHIHVRDPETGAPSNRFELYEQVVKKLRDAATDVIINLTCGMDGEIEFDSLDPLKLANTSTLKSAIGRCSHAVKLQPELSTLDCGTFGYGEQIYVARTSDLREMATLMRDAGVKPELECFDLGHIEIAKKLISENIIDGPPLFQFCLSTGYGAPAVPSVVQAMREILPSGAVWCGFGCGADEMPMVGQLVAMGGHVRVGLEDNIYLRRGVLASNAGLVDNAVGIIERMGASVATPAEARAILGVKKRG; translated from the coding sequence ATGTCGCGGAAAGTAATCGTCACGTGTGCAGTCACCGGAGGAAGCTCTGCGGTTCTTGGGAAGCATCCAAATATCCCCAAGACGCCATCGCAAATCGCTGAGGCTGCACTCGAAGCTGCAAAGGCTGGAGCTGCGATTGTGCATATTCACGTCCGTGATCCTGAGACGGGGGCCCCATCAAACCGATTTGAGCTCTATGAACAGGTCGTTAAAAAGCTCAGGGACGCTGCAACGGATGTCATCATCAACTTAACTTGTGGAATGGACGGCGAAATTGAATTTGATTCTTTGGATCCTTTAAAATTAGCAAACACCAGCACACTTAAGAGCGCAATTGGACGCTGCTCCCATGCCGTCAAGCTTCAGCCTGAACTGAGCACGCTGGATTGCGGAACATTCGGTTATGGGGAGCAAATATATGTTGCGCGTACGTCCGATCTGCGAGAGATGGCGACACTTATGCGCGACGCTGGTGTCAAGCCCGAGCTCGAGTGTTTCGATTTAGGTCACATTGAAATCGCTAAGAAACTCATCTCCGAAAACATAATCGACGGTCCGCCCCTTTTCCAATTTTGCCTCAGCACAGGTTATGGTGCTCCCGCTGTACCGAGTGTTGTGCAGGCGATGCGTGAGATTCTGCCTTCCGGGGCAGTCTGGTGTGGGTTTGGCTGTGGTGCAGATGAGATGCCGATGGTTGGCCAGTTGGTGGCCATGGGTGGACACGTCCGGGTAGGATTGGAAGATAACATCTATCTCCGACGTGGCGTACTGGCTTCCAACGCCGGGCTCGTTGACAATGCGGTTGGGATCATAGAGCGCATGGGCGCCAGCGTTGCCACACCTGCCGAGGCACGGGCAATCCTCGGAGTTAAGAAGCGCGGATGA
- a CDS encoding DUF1612 domain-containing protein, producing the protein MAEAEAQSAGARSAAEDSRNSALPSRRRKKSWPRSSRPIDAVLARSSANLEGVTVERPPRPETTPERDSLVHDPHWDEHARLEEWRALLNRTMDLPPVLTAAILWDAWGGQPAAASIWLSFLVRLTSSPRPR; encoded by the coding sequence ATGGCTGAAGCGGAGGCGCAATCGGCCGGCGCGCGCAGCGCGGCAGAGGATTCGCGGAACAGCGCGCTGCCGAGCCGAAGGAGGAAGAAGTCGTGGCCGAGGAGTTCGCGGCCCATCGATGCCGTGCTCGCGCGCTCAAGCGCGAACCTCGAAGGCGTCACGGTTGAACGGCCGCCTCGGCCGGAAACGACGCCCGAGCGGGATTCACTCGTCCACGACCCGCATTGGGACGAGCATGCCCGGCTCGAGGAATGGCGCGCTCTACTTAACCGCACCATGGATCTTCCGCCTGTGCTTACGGCCGCGATCCTTTGGGACGCCTGGGGAGGTCAGCCCGCTGCAGCGTCGATTTGGCTAAGCTTCCTTGTCAGGCTAACTTCATCACCGCGCCCTCGATGA
- a CDS encoding M24 family metallopeptidase: MPVIKGPQVFPRTEFLRRLNAVKSEMDRLEIETLIVGNSSDITYLTGYTAKSSYVPQAVVISMKEEEPTFILRRQDAPAAVHQTFLDRKNIIGYSEALIGNPLKDGFDAIIDFVHEARAVERGIGVQLGYLSSRSAEKFKSRFKTARIVDCTHSVAWIRMIKSDLELEMMRDAAAIADAGVLKASEVIRPGVREAEVMAEIAAQLIRGAGGKEGTDLAPMTLCSSPRTGTSHIQWSEDVIREGSQINLEIAGVRHGYVSAIMRTFSVGAPCDRLRRLHDAEVSGLEAALNAVRPGATCSDVATAFYRTIERAGFQKDSRCGYAMGIDWGEPTASLKDGDMTELKPNMTFHLMLGNWIEEDFGYVISETFRVTQSGYEVLTKSPRKLYEL, encoded by the coding sequence ATGCCGGTTATCAAAGGGCCCCAAGTATTTCCTCGCACTGAATTTCTAAGGCGTCTCAACGCGGTGAAGTCGGAGATGGACCGGCTCGAAATCGAGACATTGATCGTTGGGAATTCCTCAGATATCACCTATCTGACGGGCTATACGGCTAAGTCGAGCTATGTGCCGCAAGCGGTCGTGATCTCTATGAAGGAGGAAGAGCCCACCTTCATATTGCGGCGCCAGGATGCGCCAGCAGCGGTACACCAAACGTTCTTGGACCGCAAAAACATTATCGGATATTCGGAAGCATTGATCGGAAATCCGCTTAAGGATGGTTTTGATGCGATCATTGATTTCGTACACGAAGCGCGCGCTGTGGAGCGCGGCATTGGAGTGCAGCTTGGCTATCTCTCCTCAAGGTCCGCCGAGAAATTCAAATCTCGTTTTAAAACCGCCCGAATCGTTGATTGCACGCATTCCGTTGCCTGGATACGAATGATCAAGTCTGATCTCGAACTAGAAATGATGCGCGATGCCGCCGCAATCGCTGACGCGGGAGTCTTGAAAGCCTCCGAAGTCATTCGCCCTGGTGTTCGTGAAGCCGAAGTAATGGCAGAAATCGCAGCGCAGCTCATTCGCGGGGCTGGTGGCAAAGAGGGGACTGATCTTGCACCGATGACACTCTGCTCTTCTCCACGCACTGGTACGTCCCATATCCAGTGGAGCGAAGACGTCATTCGCGAAGGTTCTCAGATCAATCTTGAAATAGCAGGCGTCCGCCACGGGTACGTGTCGGCCATCATGCGGACGTTTTCAGTTGGTGCTCCCTGCGATCGTCTTCGGCGTCTGCATGATGCCGAGGTCTCAGGCTTGGAGGCGGCGTTGAATGCCGTTCGACCTGGCGCAACCTGCAGCGACGTGGCGACTGCGTTTTATCGCACAATTGAAAGGGCCGGATTTCAGAAGGATTCACGTTGTGGGTACGCCATGGGTATTGATTGGGGCGAACCCACCGCGAGTCTGAAGGACGGCGATATGACAGAGCTGAAGCCAAATATGACCTTCCACCTAATGCTCGGCAACTGGATCGAAGAAGATTTTGGGTACGTCATCAGCGAGACGTTTCGTGTTACACAATCTGGCTATGAAGTCCTGACCAAGTCGCCGCGGAAGCTATACGAGCTTTAA
- a CDS encoding plasmid pRiA4b ORF-3 family protein, protein MPASLVRLKVTLDHVEPTVMRRVVVPFRIKLPRLHEVLQAAMGWSNSHLYEFRIRDVGFGPADQDWGDGPLDARKISLLAAIEDIAAKSFKYLYDFGDGWTHSINIERTFPVIGLAEPMLLEATGRCPPEDISGPYGETLLLDTRRTWFVASADLETGTE, encoded by the coding sequence ATGCCGGCTTCTCTGGTACGCCTGAAGGTCACCCTCGACCATGTCGAACCGACGGTGATGCGGCGCGTTGTGGTGCCGTTCCGCATCAAGCTCCCTCGCCTTCATGAGGTGCTGCAGGCGGCGATGGGCTGGAGCAACAGCCACCTTTACGAATTCCGCATCCGCGACGTCGGCTTTGGTCCGGCTGACCAGGACTGGGGAGATGGCCCGCTCGATGCGCGCAAGATCTCGCTGCTGGCGGCAATCGAAGACATCGCCGCGAAATCGTTCAAGTACCTTTACGACTTTGGCGACGGCTGGACGCACAGTATCAACATCGAGCGCACCTTCCCCGTCATCGGCCTTGCAGAGCCAATGCTCCTCGAAGCAACCGGACGCTGCCCTCCCGAGGACATCAGCGGACCATATGGAGAAACCCTCCTTCTCGACACTCGAAGAACCTGGTTTGTCGCGAGCGCCGATTTGGAGACTGGAACGGAGTAG
- a CDS encoding ABC transporter substrate-binding protein yields MFSRRRILQLSALAAAGSFIPRFTLAQSTSSLVEAAKAAGQDRVVISSGSGVFAQLMDELFFQPFKKATGISVSGVDSVDSLVRIKAMVQSGNIEWDIAYLSPEEVSDEFKPYFENLGANCEQLPNVSLEGVDGSCFGGSAVAWDQGGLGLAYDERAFPEGGPTNWVEFWDVEKFPGPRALPNYGSPWQVLTAALIADGVPRDKLFPLDLDRAFRKLDELKPNIAVWWAAGDQSQQLFRSKEVVASAIWNGRASRLQAEGVPVRFSWDGACYEPMTYRLVKNGPNPLAAKALLDFLYTRPEAHAAFIKKMSYALPNKKAIELLDPKFASSLVTAPENLPKVVRMDADWINANRAVLSERWTSWVSG; encoded by the coding sequence ATGTTTAGCAGACGCAGAATTTTGCAGTTGAGCGCGTTGGCCGCGGCGGGTTCGTTCATTCCGCGCTTTACGCTTGCCCAATCGACCTCTTCGCTGGTTGAGGCTGCCAAAGCCGCGGGCCAGGATCGCGTTGTAATCAGTTCCGGGTCCGGCGTCTTCGCACAACTAATGGACGAACTGTTCTTTCAGCCATTCAAGAAAGCGACAGGTATTTCGGTTAGTGGGGTGGATTCGGTAGACTCGCTCGTGCGCATCAAAGCAATGGTGCAGTCGGGCAACATAGAGTGGGACATTGCATATTTGTCCCCCGAAGAGGTCTCGGACGAATTCAAGCCGTACTTCGAAAACCTTGGCGCAAATTGCGAACAATTGCCGAACGTTAGTCTAGAGGGAGTTGACGGATCTTGCTTTGGAGGATCTGCAGTCGCCTGGGATCAGGGCGGCCTTGGTCTGGCTTACGACGAACGTGCATTTCCAGAGGGCGGCCCAACCAACTGGGTCGAATTTTGGGACGTCGAAAAGTTCCCCGGGCCCCGGGCGCTTCCCAACTACGGCAGTCCTTGGCAAGTTCTGACGGCTGCACTCATAGCGGACGGTGTTCCTCGTGATAAGCTCTTTCCGCTGGATCTTGATCGCGCATTTAGGAAGCTCGACGAGCTCAAGCCGAACATCGCCGTGTGGTGGGCCGCGGGTGACCAGAGCCAGCAGCTCTTTCGCAGCAAAGAGGTGGTTGCTTCGGCGATCTGGAACGGTCGCGCTTCTCGCCTTCAAGCAGAGGGCGTCCCAGTCCGGTTTAGTTGGGATGGCGCATGTTATGAACCCATGACTTATCGCTTAGTTAAAAACGGGCCGAATCCGTTGGCTGCCAAAGCGTTGCTCGACTTCCTTTATACTCGGCCGGAAGCGCACGCAGCGTTTATCAAGAAGATGTCCTATGCGCTTCCGAATAAGAAAGCCATTGAACTGCTTGATCCGAAATTCGCGTCCTCGCTTGTCACTGCACCCGAGAACTTGCCCAAAGTAGTCAGGATGGACGCTGATTGGATCAACGCCAATCGTGCGGTCCTCAGTGAGCGCTGGACCAGTTGGGTTAGTGGGTGA
- a CDS encoding amidase, with protein sequence MKLSEYVHFDATGLAHLVRSGEIAAVELTRLARLAYDEVNPRINAVIEFYEDAETVASSDSGLFHGVPFLRKDIGPSESGRLQEKGSRLFKGYRPKTDSFYFRRARAAGLRTVGRTTTPELAISGTTETVLNGITHNPWNLDRTAGGSSGGAAAAVAAGITPIAHASDGGGSTRGPAAWCGLVGLNPSRGRVSGGPAQQDTKFGLSRSFVLCRTVRDMAAALDVFSGSHIGDPFTIVQPERSYVAELSRPTSALKIGVARTTWGKLDLDPEVLQAVDSTASLLEEMGHSVAEIEAPFDYKEFIETILLWEDLDAVSLEAAAQALGREISQDTLEPVTLKLYERGRKQPLSIWSEVDEGFRRLRFRVAEAIHSFDVLLTPTQPIVAHPHGTIYSLTHPAISAEEWTEKVYKGCHMPIFNITGQPSVSLPLAQSTDGLPIGLQIVGRFGDEATLVRVARDLEEARPWRDRHPGVRAGGDR encoded by the coding sequence TTGAAACTCAGTGAGTATGTCCATTTCGACGCGACCGGGCTAGCGCATCTCGTACGCTCCGGCGAGATAGCTGCGGTTGAGCTAACCCGCTTAGCTCGCCTCGCCTATGACGAGGTCAACCCTCGCATCAACGCAGTCATTGAATTTTATGAAGACGCAGAGACCGTTGCGAGTTCGGATTCAGGCCTTTTTCACGGCGTCCCGTTCCTACGCAAAGACATTGGGCCCAGCGAATCTGGCCGTCTTCAAGAAAAAGGGAGCCGGCTGTTCAAAGGTTATCGCCCTAAAACGGACAGCTTCTACTTCCGTCGCGCTCGCGCGGCCGGGCTCCGAACTGTCGGAAGAACAACAACGCCGGAGCTAGCGATATCCGGCACCACTGAAACCGTTCTCAACGGCATTACTCATAACCCATGGAATTTAGATCGCACTGCAGGAGGGTCCTCCGGCGGGGCCGCTGCGGCAGTCGCCGCCGGAATCACCCCAATAGCGCATGCCAGCGACGGCGGCGGATCGACCCGGGGTCCCGCAGCCTGGTGCGGACTCGTAGGACTTAACCCGTCTCGCGGTCGAGTTTCAGGAGGGCCGGCCCAACAAGATACAAAGTTTGGTCTGTCTCGATCGTTCGTTCTTTGTCGTACCGTGCGCGATATGGCTGCCGCACTGGACGTGTTTTCCGGCTCGCATATCGGCGATCCATTTACGATCGTTCAGCCTGAACGTTCCTATGTAGCGGAACTTTCGCGACCGACCAGTGCCCTGAAGATTGGGGTCGCTAGGACTACATGGGGCAAGCTCGATCTTGATCCAGAAGTCCTGCAAGCCGTCGACTCGACCGCCTCGCTTTTGGAGGAAATGGGGCACTCGGTGGCAGAGATCGAAGCTCCGTTCGATTATAAGGAGTTCATAGAGACTATTCTCCTTTGGGAGGATCTTGACGCGGTGTCGCTTGAAGCGGCGGCACAAGCCCTCGGTCGAGAGATCAGCCAAGACACCCTAGAGCCGGTAACGCTCAAGCTTTACGAACGTGGGCGAAAACAGCCATTGTCGATCTGGAGCGAGGTGGACGAAGGGTTTCGAAGACTTCGCTTCCGCGTCGCCGAGGCTATTCATTCATTCGACGTTCTGCTTACACCTACGCAGCCGATCGTGGCCCACCCGCATGGAACAATTTACAGCCTCACCCACCCAGCAATCTCTGCAGAAGAGTGGACGGAAAAGGTCTACAAAGGTTGCCATATGCCAATATTCAACATTACTGGACAACCTTCTGTCTCCTTGCCACTCGCACAAAGCACAGACGGGTTGCCAATCGGTCTTCAGATCGTCGGTCGCTTCGGCGACGAAGCCACACTCGTGCGGGTAGCACGAGACTTGGAAGAGGCTAGACCGTGGCGAGACAGGCACCCTGGCGTTCGGGCAGGCGGTGATCGATGA
- a CDS encoding ATP-binding protein — protein MRNAPAIDAATLSTLLNELRLPAIKVLWPEFAERADKEGWPAARFLSVIAEHELAERDRRRIERHLAEARLPPGKTLDSFDFDAVPMVSKAQVMAIAAGDGSLRERTSYCSARPVAARAISPPQSASRSSRTVGGCCSCVRVRSETAGGTS, from the coding sequence ATGAGAAACGCCCCTGCCATCGACGCCGCCACGCTCAGCACGCTGCTCAATGAACTCCGCCTCCCGGCCATCAAGGTCCTTTGGCCGGAATTTGCCGAACGGGCCGACAAGGAAGGGTGGCCAGCGGCCCGGTTCCTGTCGGTGATCGCCGAGCACGAACTGGCCGAACGCGATCGCCGCCGCATCGAACGCCATCTCGCCGAGGCGCGGTTGCCACCGGGAAAGACGCTCGACAGCTTTGACTTCGACGCCGTGCCGATGGTCTCCAAGGCACAGGTCATGGCGATCGCCGCCGGCGATGGCTCGCTAAGGGAGCGAACATCCTATTGTTCGGCCCGCCCGGTGGCGGCAAGAGCCATCTCGCCGCCGCAATCGGCCTCGCGCTCATCGAGAACGGTTGGCGGGTGCTGTTCATGCGTCCGAGTTCGTTCAGAAACTGCAGGTGGCACGTCGTGA
- a CDS encoding MFS transporter: MHRADSHSAISTTFAPLRNHAFSSIWTATQISSLGWLVQTTAVSWLMATISASDLMVALVQGASTLPAFFLSVLAGAIADSFSRRGVMLAGHCLIALASLTLAICVSLGFVSPWLILGLGFLAGCGFALNDPAWHASVGDILKKRDIPAAVTLMSVGYNIVRSTGPALGGAILAFFGPLAAFVLAALSDLVPLAAISRSKWHVRTSSLPRERVVTAIHDGLRFTAMSSEIRAAIARGAVFGLASISILALLPLIVRDHLASGPIVYGALLAAFGVGAFSAGLGTNHLRRIVSQDRLIALASIACAICCLVLPLTASIPIAALALAVGGAGWLLTWTGLDVSIQLSSPRWVVGRTLSIYYALSYGGMAAGSWVWGAVAQNFSLTIALEAAAVVLLLAAGAAFVLPIQLWEETDREASEFVPPPLAFNLQPRSGPIVIKVDYVIGEHRLEAFLECMRDRRRIQSRAGARNWTLQRNLQNPTLWTETFRTPTWTDYLRLNHRLTATDQDVDKRLAALHDGDLPPEPVLSIERATGAVRSRSQPITRFSRP, from the coding sequence ATGCATCGTGCAGATTCGCACTCGGCCATCTCGACAACGTTTGCCCCGCTCCGGAACCACGCATTTAGTTCAATCTGGACGGCGACACAAATCTCGAGCCTCGGCTGGCTCGTCCAGACAACTGCCGTCAGTTGGCTCATGGCCACGATTTCGGCTTCCGATCTGATGGTCGCGCTCGTACAGGGCGCGTCCACACTGCCGGCATTCTTCCTCTCCGTTCTCGCCGGCGCCATCGCCGACAGTTTCAGCCGACGGGGCGTGATGCTCGCCGGACACTGCTTGATTGCTCTGGCCTCCCTGACGCTGGCGATTTGCGTGTCACTGGGCTTCGTCAGTCCATGGTTGATACTGGGATTGGGCTTCCTGGCCGGGTGCGGCTTTGCCTTGAATGATCCAGCTTGGCACGCCTCTGTCGGCGATATTCTGAAGAAGCGAGACATCCCAGCCGCGGTGACGCTGATGTCGGTCGGCTATAATATTGTTCGAAGCACAGGCCCGGCCCTGGGTGGCGCCATTTTGGCATTCTTTGGGCCCCTTGCCGCTTTCGTCTTGGCAGCACTGAGCGATCTCGTCCCGCTCGCAGCTATATCGCGGTCGAAATGGCACGTTCGCACGTCTTCGCTCCCGCGCGAGCGCGTAGTTACGGCCATTCATGATGGGCTGCGCTTCACCGCAATGTCGTCGGAAATCAGAGCGGCGATCGCACGCGGCGCCGTGTTCGGTCTTGCGAGCATTTCGATCCTCGCGCTGCTTCCCCTGATCGTCCGCGATCATTTGGCCAGCGGACCCATCGTTTACGGTGCACTCCTCGCTGCGTTCGGGGTAGGTGCCTTCAGCGCCGGTCTCGGCACAAACCATCTGAGACGGATTGTTTCCCAGGACCGTCTCATCGCATTGGCATCCATTGCCTGTGCCATATGCTGCCTCGTATTACCCCTCACAGCGTCGATCCCCATCGCGGCCCTTGCATTGGCGGTCGGTGGCGCAGGCTGGCTACTAACCTGGACCGGACTAGACGTTTCGATACAGCTATCGAGCCCCAGATGGGTCGTCGGTCGGACGCTTTCGATCTATTATGCCCTATCCTACGGCGGCATGGCGGCAGGCAGTTGGGTCTGGGGCGCGGTTGCCCAGAATTTCTCCCTGACGATCGCTCTCGAGGCTGCTGCTGTGGTTCTGCTCCTTGCTGCTGGCGCTGCATTCGTGCTGCCGATACAATTGTGGGAAGAAACGGATCGGGAAGCCTCTGAGTTTGTACCGCCGCCGCTCGCGTTTAACCTGCAGCCGAGAAGCGGCCCTATCGTGATCAAGGTGGACTACGTTATAGGAGAGCATCGTCTCGAGGCCTTTCTCGAGTGCATGCGCGACCGGCGGCGCATCCAGAGCCGCGCGGGCGCACGGAACTGGACGCTCCAGCGCAACTTACAAAACCCTACCTTATGGACGGAGACGTTTAGAACGCCGACATGGACGGACTATCTCCGTCTGAACCATAGGCTGACCGCAACAGACCAGGATGTCGACAAACGCCTTGCCGCTCTGCACGACGGGGACCTTCCTCCCGAGCCGGTGCTTTCGATCGAAAGAGCAACTGGCGCCGTTCGTAGCCGCAGCCAACCAATAACTCGTTTTTCGCGCCCGTGA